In Pleuronectes platessa chromosome 4, fPlePla1.1, whole genome shotgun sequence, the following proteins share a genomic window:
- the LOC128437917 gene encoding macrophage mannose receptor 1-like, producing the protein MNSVCIQSTDVAPTESTKFPGVCPEESVQYHQSFSWLPFRGYCYLFVTEESEWANAASSCVRHGGVLASIEDPSEQQFLKSNVEIFLDSHSSFWIGLYKTHKGTWLWLDKTIMDYTNWAEAEPDSEFGSIGTSGGTWRSGRRWHD; encoded by the exons ATGAACAGTGTGTGTATTCAGTCTACAG ATGTGGCACCAACAGAATCAACCAAGTTCCCCGGAGTTTGCCCGGAAGAGAGTGTACAGTACCACCAGAGCTTTTCCTGGCTGCCATTCAGGGGCTactgttatttgtttgtcacagaggagagTGAATGGGCAAATGCAGCTAGCAGTTGTGTACGGCATG GTGGAGTGCTGGCTAGCATTGAAGATCCCTCTGAGCAACAGTTCCTCAAAAGCAACGTGGAAATATTTCTAGACAGCCACAGCTCGTTCTGGATCGGCCTGTATAAAActcataaag GGACATGGTTGTGGTTGGATAAAACCATCATGGACTACACCAACTGGGCTGAAGCTGAGCCCGATTCGGAATTTGGAAGTATCGGAACCTCAGGTGGGACTTGGCGATCAGGTCGCAGATGGCATGATTGA